A single region of the Prevotella sp. HUN102 genome encodes:
- a CDS encoding IS4 family transposase, with protein sequence MGKSTYFIGQPVYHQVIKLLDKQQIKQISLETPRSEAYVKRLDGWTHLVIMLFGVLKHFDSLREVEIGMKAEVNKLHHLGIDYVVRRSTLADANKRRPQEFFASVYAYLLDRYGSFLSDSRPKGEQKTWEKLLYMMDSTTIILFDNILKGVGRHPKSGKKKGGMKVHTVMKYHVGVPMVVQLTSAATHDHYLLKEVHLPKDATLTMDRAYVDYAQFQRLTEEGVCYVTKMKKNLTYTELSSVTYVSPDGLVTHTDKKIVFEKGEIRHQARRVELWSNNSHKSVVLLTNNLELDVKDLEEIYKRRWAIESLYKQLKQNFPLHFFYGDSVNAIQIQTWVVLIANLLCTVISRMIKRHVSFSQLVTMLRLTLMYYTDFISFMENPQNDELIIMAEKANAPPKELDLFD encoded by the coding sequence ATGGGCAAAAGTACATATTTTATCGGACAGCCGGTCTATCATCAGGTAATAAAATTACTCGATAAGCAACAAATCAAGCAAATTAGCCTTGAAACACCCCGAAGTGAAGCTTATGTAAAGCGTCTTGACGGGTGGACTCACCTTGTCATAATGCTCTTTGGTGTTCTCAAACACTTTGATTCTCTTCGGGAAGTGGAGATAGGCATGAAGGCTGAAGTAAACAAACTGCATCATCTTGGCATCGACTATGTCGTTCGTCGTAGTACGCTTGCTGATGCCAACAAGCGTCGCCCACAAGAGTTCTTTGCAAGCGTTTATGCGTACCTCTTAGATCGTTATGGTTCTTTTTTATCGGACAGCCGCCCTAAAGGTGAACAGAAGACATGGGAAAAGCTTCTGTATATGATGGATTCAACTACGATTATCCTTTTTGACAACATACTCAAGGGTGTAGGCAGACACCCCAAGAGTGGTAAGAAGAAAGGCGGTATGAAGGTTCATACGGTCATGAAGTACCATGTTGGCGTTCCCATGGTCGTACAGCTTACCTCTGCCGCCACGCATGACCATTATCTACTTAAAGAAGTGCATCTTCCTAAGGATGCTACCCTTACCATGGACAGGGCATACGTTGATTATGCACAGTTCCAGCGACTTACAGAGGAAGGGGTATGCTATGTGACCAAGATGAAGAAGAATCTCACCTATACGGAGTTGTCCTCAGTAACCTATGTAAGCCCTGATGGGTTGGTTACACATACAGACAAGAAGATTGTCTTTGAGAAGGGGGAGATAAGACACCAGGCAAGACGAGTGGAACTATGGAGTAATAACTCACATAAGTCAGTTGTCCTGTTGACCAATAACCTTGAGCTTGATGTAAAGGACCTTGAGGAGATTTACAAGCGCAGGTGGGCTATTGAGTCCCTTTACAAGCAGCTCAAGCAGAACTTCCCACTGCATTTCTTCTATGGTGACAGTGTAAATGCCATACAGATACAGACATGGGTGGTACTCATTGCCAATCTGCTCTGTACCGTTATCTCCAGAATGATAAAAAGACACGTATCCTTCTCGCAGCTGGTAACCATGCTAAGGCTCACACTGATGTATTACACTGATTTCATCTCATTTATGGAAAATCCACAGAATGATGAACTCATCATAATGGCAGAAAAGGCAAATGCACCACCAAAAGAACTTGATTTATTTGATTAG
- a CDS encoding type II toxin-antitoxin system Phd/YefM family antitoxin, producing MRTTNYIDFGNNLEEYLDSVAQNGESLIIHRPNNESVVIMPIEEYNALKKAEYLMRSKGLEI from the coding sequence ATGAGAACTACCAACTATATTGATTTCGGAAACAACTTGGAAGAGTATCTTGACAGCGTTGCACAGAACGGCGAATCGCTGATTATCCACCGACCCAACAACGAGAGCGTAGTGATAATGCCCATAGAGGAATACAATGCGCTCAAAAAAGCGGAATACCTTATGCGCTCGAAAGGATTGGAAATATAA
- the polA gene encoding DNA polymerase I, producing MDKLFLIDAYALIYRSYYAFIKNPRINSKGLNTSAVLGFCNTLNEVITKEQPTHIGVAFDHGLTFRHEAYPEYKAQREETPEDIKLAVPLIKSILKAMRIPIMQVDGFEADDIIGTVALRAGADGIETFMLTPDKDYGQLIRPNVYMYRPRHGGGYEQIGEKEVQEKYGIPTPQQVIDLLALMGDTADNFPGCPGVGEKTAAKLINQFGSIDNMLQHTDEIKGKLREKVEAAVEDIKISKFLATIRTDVPIDIKWDELKMEQPDEEKLREIFTELEFRTLLKKFVNEPQQTQKNDDLQLDLFAVNSSIGQETPKNESFESLKTTQTDYKLIDNEEEAKRICDYFLTKQFVSLDTETTSTDAIDAELVGLSFSVEEKKAFYVAIPSEREEALKLVNIFKPLYENPEILKIGQNIKYDYEVLHKYGVTVQGKMFDTMIAHYLIQPELHHNMDFMAETLLNYKTVHIDELIGPKGKNQKNMRDLPPTDVYEYACEDADITLRLKNVLEPKLKEVNAEELFWNIEMPLIPVLADMELHGVRLDTEALEETSRIFTERMNGCEREIYELAGEQFNISSPRQVGDILFGKLQIMEKPKKTKTGQYVTSEEVLVSLQAKHPIVEKILSYRGIKKLLSTYIDALPKLIKRSTGHIHTSFNQALTATGRLSSSDPNLQNIPVRTDDGKEIRKCFIPEENCKFFSADYSQIELRIMAHLSEDENMMESFRSGHDIHRATAAQIWHENIDDVTDAQRKKAKQANFGIIYGITTYGLAQRMDIPNAEAKELIDGYFKTFPKVQAYMEKAKEDARQKGYAETIFHRRRYLAAINSKNGTVRGFAERNAINAPIQGSEADIIKVAMIRIWERFKRENIRSKMILQVHDELNFSVYPEEQERVERIVIEEMQNAYPLNVPLVADAGWGDNWLEAH from the coding sequence ATGGATAAATTGTTTCTCATCGATGCCTATGCGCTCATCTATCGTTCGTACTATGCATTCATCAAAAACCCAAGAATCAATTCAAAAGGGCTGAATACATCGGCCGTTTTGGGCTTCTGCAACACGTTGAACGAAGTCATAACGAAGGAACAACCCACGCATATCGGTGTGGCTTTCGACCACGGACTCACCTTCCGGCACGAAGCCTATCCCGAATACAAGGCGCAACGCGAGGAAACACCCGAAGACATAAAGCTAGCCGTTCCTCTCATCAAGAGCATTCTCAAGGCTATGCGCATCCCGATAATGCAGGTGGACGGATTCGAGGCCGACGACATCATCGGAACGGTGGCTCTGCGTGCCGGTGCCGATGGAATCGAGACTTTTATGCTCACGCCGGATAAAGACTACGGGCAGCTCATTCGCCCGAATGTATATATGTATCGTCCCCGACACGGTGGCGGATATGAACAGATTGGCGAAAAGGAGGTGCAGGAGAAATACGGCATCCCCACCCCGCAACAGGTTATCGACCTGCTGGCTCTGATGGGCGACACAGCAGACAACTTTCCCGGATGCCCCGGCGTGGGCGAAAAGACAGCCGCCAAACTCATCAATCAGTTTGGTTCTATCGACAATATGCTCCAACACACGGACGAAATCAAGGGCAAGCTGCGCGAAAAGGTGGAAGCTGCCGTTGAGGACATAAAGATTTCAAAGTTCCTTGCCACCATCCGTACCGATGTTCCCATCGATATAAAGTGGGACGAGCTGAAGATGGAACAGCCCGATGAGGAGAAACTGCGCGAAATCTTTACCGAATTGGAGTTCAGAACGCTCTTGAAGAAGTTTGTTAATGAACCTCAACAAACGCAAAAAAACGATGATTTACAGCTCGATTTATTTGCCGTAAATTCGTCCATCGGTCAGGAAACTCCAAAAAACGAGAGTTTTGAGAGCCTTAAAACCACGCAGACAGACTATAAACTCATTGATAATGAGGAAGAAGCAAAGCGCATTTGTGATTATTTCTTGACAAAACAATTTGTCAGTCTGGACACAGAAACCACTTCAACGGATGCGATTGATGCAGAATTGGTGGGTTTGAGCTTTTCGGTGGAAGAGAAAAAGGCTTTTTATGTGGCAATACCGAGCGAACGTGAAGAAGCCTTAAAACTTGTAAACATCTTCAAACCACTGTACGAAAATCCTGAAATTCTCAAAATCGGCCAGAACATAAAGTACGATTACGAGGTGTTGCACAAATACGGAGTTACTGTGCAGGGTAAAATGTTCGACACAATGATTGCGCATTATCTCATCCAACCCGAGCTTCACCACAATATGGACTTTATGGCAGAGACGCTTCTCAACTACAAAACGGTTCATATTGACGAGCTGATAGGTCCGAAGGGAAAGAATCAGAAAAATATGCGCGACCTCCCGCCCACGGATGTTTATGAATATGCGTGCGAGGATGCCGACATCACGCTGCGTCTGAAGAATGTTCTGGAGCCTAAACTCAAAGAAGTAAATGCCGAAGAACTGTTCTGGAACATCGAGATGCCACTCATTCCGGTGCTTGCCGATATGGAACTCCACGGAGTGCGCCTCGACACCGAAGCATTGGAAGAAACTTCAAGAATATTTACCGAACGTATGAATGGCTGCGAGAGGGAAATTTACGAATTGGCAGGCGAACAGTTCAACATATCAAGCCCCAGACAGGTGGGCGATATTCTCTTCGGCAAGTTGCAGATAATGGAGAAACCGAAGAAGACAAAGACAGGACAATACGTTACGAGCGAGGAAGTTCTCGTCAGTCTTCAGGCAAAGCACCCCATCGTTGAAAAGATACTGAGTTACAGAGGAATAAAGAAACTGCTCAGCACCTATATAGATGCGCTCCCAAAACTGATCAAGAGGAGTACGGGACACATCCACACGTCGTTCAATCAGGCTCTTACAGCCACCGGCCGCCTGTCGTCGAGCGATCCGAACCTGCAGAATATTCCCGTGCGCACCGACGACGGAAAGGAGATTCGCAAGTGCTTCATTCCGGAAGAAAACTGTAAATTCTTTTCAGCAGATTACAGTCAGATAGAACTGCGCATTATGGCGCATCTCTCGGAAGACGAGAATATGATGGAATCGTTCCGCAGCGGCCACGACATCCACCGTGCAACGGCTGCGCAGATATGGCACGAGAACATCGACGACGTTACCGATGCACAGCGAAAGAAGGCAAAACAGGCCAACTTCGGCATCATCTACGGCATCACTACCTACGGTCTGGCGCAGCGTATGGACATTCCCAACGCCGAAGCAAAGGAACTCATAGACGGCTATTTCAAGACTTTCCCGAAGGTTCAGGCCTATATGGAGAAGGCAAAGGAGGATGCACGGCAGAAGGGCTACGCCGAAACCATCTTCCACCGTCGCCGCTATCTGGCCGCTATCAACAGCAAGAACGGCACCGTGCGTGGTTTTGCCGAGCGAAACGCCATCAATGCGCCCATCCAAGGCTCTGAAGCTGACATCATCAAGGTGGCAATGATTCGGATTTGGGAGCGTTTCAAGCGGGAGAACATCCGCTCAAAGATGATTCTTCAGGTACACGACGAACTCAACTTCTCGGTATATCCTGAAGAACAGGAACGCGTTGAGCGCATCGTGATAGAAGAAATGCAGAATGCCTACCCTCTCAACGTGCCCCTCGTGGCCGATGCCGGATGGGGAGACAACTGGCTCGAGGCGCATTAG